A region from the Silene latifolia isolate original U9 population chromosome 7, ASM4854445v1, whole genome shotgun sequence genome encodes:
- the LOC141590773 gene encoding cysteine-rich receptor-like protein kinase 25 — MAILITQLLYIETNAQTYVNSGCEEYYFNYTHGSTFEKNLKLLFNNLIPKSSSLKFYNSTVGVGSDKVYGFFQCRYDVGLDVCTSCVTGASKKLIEKCSLKGEGVSWYYECMLRYSSRNIFSTYETYPVYGRTNSMNVSNYDEYAPILSKTMNELINNASSSLQYLAFGKTNWTLFSTLYSFAQCTPDIDSFGCKNCLKSALSQTAGCCINALSAMIYLPSCQLRYEMNPFLKDHSSAIDQVWWRPSMKRALKVAIIVAVAVCTSVGLITLGVVLSICLKRRSRKEGNGVPTKSSSSLHDSTGKIEAEDYLDSEFVQYDFNSLKVATGQFATENMLGEGGFGIVYKGTLENGQLLAIKRLSDHTTGQRIQEFKTEARLLAKLKHKNLVKLVGFCSDRDEKLLVYEYLSNSSLDHFLFDPSKRPSMDWVTRYKIIMGIARGLQYLHEDSRFTIIHRDLKPGNILLDKEMNPKIADFGLARLFEGAQKFGNTVHIVGTQYVYPSMLPILWLEFPRYSTSLLLDHFIPNLTIFVNMG; from the exons atggcAATTTTAATTACCCAATTATTATATATTGAAACTAATGCACAAACATACGTAAATTCCGGTTGTGAAGAATATTATTTCAATTACACCCATGGTAGTACATTTGAAAAAAATCTCAAACTTCTTTTCAACAATCTAATTCCAAAATCCTCTTCTCTAAAATTCTATAATTCGACAGTCGGTGTTGGTTCCGACAAAGTATATGGATTCTTTCAATGTCGATATGACGTTGGCCTCGATGTTTGTACCTCGTGTGTTACAGGTGCAAGTAAGAAGTTAATCGAAAAGTGTTCATTAAAGGGTGAAGGTGTATCATGGTACTATGAGTGTATGTTGCGGTATTCTAGCCGTAACATCTTCTCTACGTACGAGACATATCCGGTATATGGAAGAACTAACTCGATGAATGTATCAAACTACGACGAGTATGCTCCAATTCTATCAAAGACGATGAATGAACTCATCAACAATGCTTCGTCTTCCTTACAATATCTCGCTTTTGGCAAAACGAATTGGACATTGTTTTCGACATTGTATAGTTTTGCGCAGTGCACCCCTGATATTGATAGTTTCGGGTGTAAGAATTGTCTCAAATCGGCTTTATCTCAAACAGCCGGTTGTTGTATCAATGCTTTATCGGCGATGATTTACCTGCCCAGTTGCCAGTTGAGGTACGAAATGAACCCCTTTCTGAAAGATCACTCGTCTGCTATCGATCAAG TATGGTGGCGACCAAGCATGAAACGAGCATTAAAGGTGGCAATAATTGTAGCGGTAGCTGTTTGCACATCGGTTGGATTGATAACTCTAGGAGTTGTTTTGTCGATATGTTTGAAACGTAGAAGCCGTAAAGAAGGGAACGGTGTACCTACAAAGTCATCAAGTAGCCTGCATGATAGTACCG GAAAAATCGAGGCAGAGGATTACCTAGACTCGGAATTTGTGCAGTATGATTTCAACTCACTAAAAGTTGCAACGGGGCAGTTTGCAACAGAAAACATGTTGGGTGAAGGAGGGTTTGGTATTGTTTACAAGGGAACACTTGAGAATGGACAACTGTTAGCCATTAAGAGACTCTCGGATCACACGACTGGACAACGTATACAAGAATTTAAGACGGAGGCTCGCCTACTAGCCAAGCTTAAACACAAAAATCTGGTTAAGCTAGTAGGATTTTGCTCCGACAGAGATGAAAAACTGCTCGTCTATGAGTATTTGTCTAATTCGAGCTTGGATCACTTTTTGTTTG ATCCAAGTAAGCGACCGTCTATGGATTGGGTAACACGGTACAAAATTATAATGGGAATTGCAAGAGGTCTTCAGTATCTCCATGAAGATTCCCGGTTCACAATTATACATCGTGACCTTAAACCAGGAAATATTCTATTGGATAAGGAAATGAACCCGAAGATAGCTGACTTTGGCCTAGCAAGACTTTTCGAAGGTGCACAAAAGTTTGGGAACACCGTTCACATTGTCGGGACACAGTATGTCTACCCTTCAATGCTACCAATTTTATGGCTTGAGTTTCCTAGATATAGTACATCTCTTCTACTTGATCATTTTATACCGAATCTAACTATCTTTGTGAACATGGGATAA